A window from Bubalus kerabau isolate K-KA32 ecotype Philippines breed swamp buffalo chromosome 5, PCC_UOA_SB_1v2, whole genome shotgun sequence encodes these proteins:
- the DBX1 gene encoding homeobox protein DBX1 — MMFPGLLAPPAGYPSLLRPTPTLTLPQSLQSAFSGHSSFLVEDLIRISRPPAYLPRGSVPTPSMSPPRPGAPAALTDTGASDLGSPGPGSRRGGSPQTAVSPASEPTFLKFGVNAILSSAPRTETSPTLLQSVPPKTFAFPYFEGSFQPFIRSSYFPASSSVVPIPGTFSWPLASRGKPRRGMLRRAVFSDVQRKALEKMFQKQKYISKPDRKKLAAKLGLKDSQVKIWFQNRRMKWRNSKERELLSSGGCREQTLPTKLNPHPDLSDVGQKGPGDDDDEEDEGPGSPRPRLVYHAAPADPRHLRDPRLEAPLPTSPARSGSPDKASDFSDSEDDDEGEEEITVS; from the exons ATGATGTTCCCTGGCCTCCTCGCGCCCCCCGCCGGGTACCCCAGCCTCTTGCGCCCCACACCCACCTTAACGCTGCCCCAGTCCCTGCAGTCGGCATTTTCCGGTCACTCGAGCTTCCTGGTGGAGGATCTGATCCGCATCAGCCGACCCCCCGCCTACCTGCCCCGAGGCAGCGTGCCCACCCCCAGCATGTCGCCCCCGAGGCCGGGGGCCCCTGCGGCTCTCACAGACACCGGGGCCTCGGACCTGGGCTCCCCGGGCCCGGGCAGCCGGCGGGGCGGCTCACCGCAGACCGCCGTCTCCCCTGCCAGCGAGCCCACGTTTCTGAAGTTTGGAGTGAACGCCATCCTTTCCTCGGCGCCCAGAACCG AAACGTCTCCCACCTTGCTCCAGAGTGTCCCTCCCAAGACCTTTGCCTTTCCCTACTTTGAAGGCTCTTTCCAGCCTTTCATCAGATCTTCTTATTTCCCAG CGTCCTCCAGCGTCGTGCCCATCCCGGGGACCTTCTCCTGGCCACTGGCCTCCCGCGGCAAGCCTCGCAGGGGCATGCTGCGTCGAGCCGTGTTTTCCGACGTGCAGCGCAAGGCGCTGGAGAAGATGTTCCAGAAGCAGAAGTACATCAGCAAGCCGGACCGCAAGAAGCTGGCTGCCAAGTTGGGCTTGAAAGACTCACAG GTGAAAATCTGGTTTCAGAACCGACGCATGAAGTGGCGGAACTCCAAGGAACGCGAGCTCCTGTCTAGCGGGGGCTGCCGCGAGCAGACCCTTCCCACCAAACTCAACCCGCACCCGGACCTCAGCGACGTGGGCCAGAAGGGTCCCGGGGACGATGACGACGAGGAGGACGAGGGCCCCGGCAGCCCCCGGCCCCGCCTGGTCTATCACGCGGCCCCCGCCGACCCTCGGCACCTGCGGGACCCGCGGCTGGAAGCGCCGCTGCCCACCTCGCCTGCGCGCTCGGGCAGCCCTGACAAAGCTTCGGACTTCTCCGACTCCGAGGACGACGACGAGGGCGAGGAGGAGATCACGGTGTCTTAG